A part of Hippopotamus amphibius kiboko isolate mHipAmp2 chromosome 16, mHipAmp2.hap2, whole genome shotgun sequence genomic DNA contains:
- the TLE7 gene encoding transducin-like enhancer protein 7 produces the protein MSSIETVSEEKEEASFRILTIYDEPEQGRNEPESPGVSSQQEPRVHSQLGEARGPLEQPPGSPRHHDLAFQEMSCVRPQQWAPQALDGSELQATQRAETESEAAEPGLSSPPGSEFGQPCPSPRPSEEVWSFLRAIPPVPDEVVVRQETPRASWKVGRLRHGKKVYALAISGSTHHVYTCGHGYIRVWDESALRSWDQAPQAQLNLQDRQNCVLTCKLSPDEQILITGGLSQTLTLWDLAPTPRVRAQLASTGPMCSSLAVSSNARICLACFKGFVEIWDLQNQILIRKHEVPIYGSRCVDIVGNKFWTGGEDSRLYSWDLRSHQSLQQHDLQHEILSITHDPSEEWLLVGLRMSDIIVLHTQRKEKFQAVLQKYVYHHNLKFASCGSYFVATLDQSICCLAAPSLQRLFQVEESTDILCCDVSSDNQYLVTGSKNSATVYQLMY, from the exons ATGTCATCGATTGAGACCGTgagtgaggagaaggaagaggcctCGTTCCGTATACTCACAATTTATGATGAACCAGAGCAGGGGAGGAATGAGCCAGAGAGCCCCGGCGTTTCCTCCCAGCAGGAGCCCCGTGTGCACTCTCAGCTGGGCGAGGCACGGGGTCCCCTCGAGCAGCCCCCGGGCTCCCCGAGGCATCATGACCTGGCTTTTCAGGAGATGAGCTGTGTGCGTCCCCAGCAGTGGGCCCCCCAGGCCCTGGATGGATCTGAGCTGCAGGCCACTCAGCGCGCGGAGACAGAATCAGAAGCAGCAGAGCCTGGCCTCAG CTCCCCACCAGGATCTGAGTTCG GTCAGCCTTGTCCTTCACCTCGTCCCAGTGAAGAAGTCTGGTCATTCCTGAGAGCAATT CCTCCCGTTCCAGATGAAGTGGTGGTCAGGCAGGAGACCCCACGTGCATCCTGGAAGGTTGGCAGACTCCGCCACGGAAAGAAAGTCTACGCCCTGGCCATCAGCGGCTCTACTCACCATGTGTACACGTGCGGCCATGGCTACATCAGGGTGTGGGATGAGAGTGCCCTGCGCTCCTGGGACCAGGCCCCCCAGGCCCAGCTGAACTTACAG GACCGTCAGAACTGTGTCCTCACCTGCAAGCTGTCTCCTGATGAGCAGATCCTGATCACGGGAGGTCTGTCCCAGACCCTGACTCTTTGGGACCTGGCACCCACCCCCCGTGTCAGGGCGCAGCTGGCCTCCACAGGCCCCATGTGCTCTTCCCTGGCTGTCTCCTCCAATGCCCGGATCTGCTTGGCTTGTTTCAAAGGATTTGTTGAGATTTGGGATTTGCAGAACCAAATCTTGATCAG GAAGCACGAAGTCCCCATCTACGGGTCCCGATGTGTGGACATCGTGGGCAATAAGTTCTGGACGGGAGGCGAAGACAGCAGACTGTATTCCTGGGACCTGAGGAGCCACCAGAGCCTGCAGCAACACGACTTACAGCATGAG ATCCTGAGCATCACCCACGACCCCAGTGAGGAGTGGCTGTTAGTGGGCCTGAGGATGAGTGACATCATCGTCCTGCACACACAGCGGAAGGAGAAGTTTCAGGCTGTCCTGCAGAAATACGTCTACCACCACAACCTCAAGTTTGCCTCCTGTG GGAGCTATTTTGTGGCCACGCTGGACCAGTCTATCTGCTGCTTAGCTGCACCTTCTCTACAAAGATTGTTTCAG GTAGAGGAGTCTACGGACATCCTGTGTTGTGACGTGTCTTCTGACAACCAGTATCTGGTCACGGGCTCCAAGAACAGTGCCACGGTTTACCAGCTCATGTATTGA
- the LOC130838725 gene encoding 60S acidic ribosomal protein P1-like, translating into MASVSELTCIYLALILHDDEVTVTEDKINALIKAAGVNVEPFWPGLFAKALANVNIGSLICKVGAGGPAPAAGAVPAGGPAPSTTAAPAEEEKVEAKKEESEESDDDMGFGLFD; encoded by the coding sequence ATGGCCTCCGTCTCAGAGCTCACCTGCATCTACTTGGCCCTCATCCTGCACGACGATGAGGTGACGGTCACGGAGGATAAGATCAATGCCCTCATTAAAGCAGCTGGCGTAAATGTTGAACCTTTCTGGCCAGGCTTGTTTGCAAAGGCTTTGGCCAATGTTAACATCGGGAGTCTCATCTGCAAGGTAGGGGCTGGTGGACCTGCCCCAGCAGCTGGTGCTGTACCAGCAGGAGGTCCTGCCCCCTCCACCACGGCTGCCCCAGCTGAGGAGGAGAAggtagaagcaaagaaagaagaatctgAAGAGTCTGATGATGACATGGGCTTTGGTCTTTTTGACTAA